The genome window TGCGAGCGTTTTGATAAGCACAAAAGACAGTCAGCTCATCGCATCCTTTAACTTCTTCGCGAGGTGCATGCATGTTAAGAGTAACTATTAGAGTCATAgactgatacagcactgaaacaggcccttcagcccaccgagtctgtgctgaccaataaccacccgtttatactaatcctacattaatcctatattccttaccacatccccaccattctcctccacctacttacctacactaggggcaatttacaatggccaatttacctatcaacctgcaagtcttgggctgtgggaggaaaccagagaacttgcaaactccgcacagatagtacccagaatcgaacccaggtcactggagctgtgaggctgcggtgctaaccactgcgccgtcccaAATGGAATTGACTCTATACCTTGGCAGCTTAAAGCAATGAGTGTCTGCTTTTGATTCCTTTTAAAgagggtagagaattctgaagccATTGATCAATTGAGATCGATTTCTTGACAGCAAGACTCCTCAGCATTGAAATGAGGGCTCTGTGCAAAAAAGATTTTTTGTGTAAGTTTGCAACCTGCATTAAAACCTAATTGTCTGACATTATTGGTTTCTTCAGGGTTACCCTGGCAATTACTGGCATTAGCTTGCTGGTAATTGGAACAACCATGGTGGGATATTTACCGAATGGCTGGTGAGTATTGTCTTAACTGCAAATAAGAACAGGGTGTTTGTCATCCTGTTCACAACTCTGTTTTCAAATTGATTTTCTTTTCCAATTTTCCACTGCTGCTTCCTCACTGAAGGTGTTTATTCATGTTCCAGTTCCAGAGCTCTGATAACTTGCCAGTATGGCCAGTATTCACAGATAAGCTTGGGTAGTAAGAGCTGCCAAAAAATATTCATCACTGGTGGACATTTCAACTGAGCCGCAGCCCAACCCTGTCCTTGAATATGTTCTGATGGACATCTAACAATCATGTACATGTGAGCAATAGGTGAGGGGATTTCCAGTAGAGTGGATTTGACTGGATTCTCATTAAGGGACTAATTTTGTTCTCCCTGAAGCGTGGTTCCGAGGCCTGTTGCATTAACTGGTACGTCGGCTGAAACCAGAGTACCATTCACGGTCAGTCCTGCTTGGTTCCGAGTCAAAAGTATTTGTTTTGCACCTAAGCTTGGATTGATTGAACCTTTCCTATTTCTAGTCATGTTTTACTTTCTTGCAATCGTTGTAGTTATTCAGTGAGGAAGTTGATCcttggctgtttttttttttaaatcctctctcGCTAAGTGACAGTGAGAACAATTGTTATACCCAGCTGATCCAAATTCAGCAGGCACAGGCACATGGGGAATGAAATGTGGAATTTTGAACTTTTGTAAATTTGATTGAATTCTTTTTGTCTGCAGCTTCTGTTGATCTTTCCCTTCGCTAAAGTTTTGCAGTGTTCCCTCTCCTCCCTTTACCTAGGTTGAAAGACTTTCTCAGCAAGCATGTGCATTTGATGTGCTACAGAATTTGTGTGCGAGCACTGACTGCAATTATTCACTACCATGACAGGTGGGTACGTAGCACTGAATGCACTAGCTGCTTTTATCCCAGAACTTGCTTGTGTTTGATCATGTCATCAGGCATTTGGGATTGATTTGTGTTTGGCAATAAGAGTTGGAGGAAATGTCACATGTTTTATAGCATCATAGGTActtgacagaaggaggccatttgatgcATTGAGCTGGTGCTAGCTCTGTATACAAAACAACTTgcacgtgatggaatactcttcgcttgcctggatgagtgcagatccaacaacacacgAAGcgcatcaccatccaggacaaagcagcccgcttgatcggcaccccatctaccaccttcaacattcactccctccaccactgacgtacagtgacagccgtatgtaccatctacaagatgcactgcagcaactcaccaaggctccttagacagcacctgccaaacccacgacctctaccacatagaaggacaagggcagcagctgcatgggaacaccaccacctgcaaattcccctccaagtcacacaccatcctgacttggaacgataacactgttccttcactgtcgctgggtcaaaatcctggaactccctccctaacagcactgagagtgtccctacaccacatgcactgcagcggttcaagaagcagctcaccaccaccttctcaagggcaattagggatggacaaatgctggcctagccagcgacgcccacatcccaagaatgaatttaaaaaacgatTTTGATaaaatctttaacatagtaaaacatccagaTGTTCAAAGGAGTGTtgtcagacagaatttgacactaagccacatgggACATGTGTAAGTGACCAAAGGTTTGATGAAAAATAggtttgaaggaggagagagaagctggagaggttcagggagggaattccagagcttaaggcccaggcagctgaaggccaatgtcaagggtagtcactctcacttcatctctggagtttagctcttctgTCCATTTTTGgatcagggctgtaatgaggtcaggagctgagtggcgttggtagaacccaaacagagcttcagtgagcaggttattgctgagcaagtgctgcttgatagtactgtcaacaacaccttccatcactttactgatgtgtcAGAGTAAActaatggagcagtaattggctggattagattctttctgctttttgtggacaggacataccgaggCAATTTCCAACTTCGAAATGCATGTTAGGAAGAGAGAACACAAAGTTACAATCTCATACTTGTGCAGACATATTAAGTTAGAATTCAGTGCATCGTCTGAATTTTACCAGTGCAACTTAATTATAATCTGTATCTTTGCATCTGTATTTAGATCCTTCCCATTCAGATATTGTGTTAGTGTCCAAGATCACCATTATGAGTGGCTATGTCAGGATTTCCAATTTAATTTTGCTGCCTTGCATGTTAAAATGCTATTGGAGGAGCTGCCCACAGGTTTGGGAGTTACCAGGAGATTTAGCTTTATACATGTGGTGTGGAATGTACACACACCAGCCACCATTTCCCTCTGCTCACCTCCACAGCTTCCCTACTTCCTCTCTTTAGCCACGATGACTAGTTAAACGATCAGAATCCAAGGCAGTGAGGGGGACACGGGTCAGTGTGAGCAGTGAGGGGGACACAGGCCAGAGCATCGCGACCAAGGTACAAATGCTGACTGCAGCTCAGAGAAAGGAAGTAGACCTGCACTGGTCAGTCTGAGAGATAACAACAATGATATTTGTATTAAAAAGTATTCTTACATGTGTAAAGTCCTGTCTCTTACCATGCTCATCAAAATGGAAGGAATGTTTTGGAAGATTCTTGTCCTCACCTTCAAATCCCTCGATAGCTTTGTCTCTGCCTGTCACCATGGTCCCTTTGAGCTCTCTGCTGCTCTACACATCACTTTATTTTCCAATGTCACTCACCATGTTCTCTGTTCAGTTATCACTCCCCACTCTCTACATCTCTGGGAATCCCCTCTCTGCCTTCACAACTTCCCCTTAGATTCTGCATTTTCCTTCTCGTGACCCTTTCCTTTATTTTTctgtttctccccccccaccccccactcgtgCTCACTCACTATTTGCTGTCCTGTAAAGCTTACCCACTCATGTTGCAAAGACAGTGTTGCTGTCTTGGTGTTTGTAGATGTGGAAGCAAAGGGAGAGATTACTGAGAAACATCCTGAAGTGGCGTGCATTTGGGTGAGTAGGGGAGCAGAGAGAATGGGGGATTTCTGAATTCCTCATCACCAGCCCtgaatgaggaagaggagggagcagCTGCGCACTGATGCCCTGAGTCAATGCATGTCCTTGCACAGGTTTTCAGGCACTGAAGTCTCCTGCGATTAGCTTGCTTTGTGTTCATTCCTTTTATTCATTTCTCTGGCAGTGAAAACAAGCCTAAAAATGGAGGCATATGTGTTGCAAACCACACCTCTCCAATCGATGTCATTATCCTGGCAAGTGATGGTTTCTATGCTATGGTGAGTACTTTTTAAATCTTGATACTTAGATTCCTACAGTGGTGAGAAAACTGGACTTAATAAATAAGATCATGTCTCTGGGGTGGTCATTGTGTCCTCCTTAAGCTTCACTCTTATGTTTCAAGATCTCATTCTGTCTCCCTCAATCCATTAAAACCCTATATTTCCCAGGAAGGAGTATAGTATTCAACAGCTTTCAGTAAACTTGAAATGATTGAATCTTAGCGCACAGATGGAGGTTATTTGACCTATCCTGACTATGCTGGCACTTTGAAAAAGCAGTCgagcttagtcccacatccctgttttctgtctgtgtAACTTGAAGCTCCTCAacccccttttaaaattatttatggaatcagcttccaccaccttttcaggtagaatatttcagattctgacaactgagtgaaaacatttctcctcatctctccgctAGATCGTTTGCCAATGATCTTGAAACTCTGACCTCTGTTTATTGACTTACTCACCAGTGGGAATAGCTTTTCTCTGTCTACTCTAACAAAATCTCTCAtcgtcttgaaaacctctatttggtcaccttccctgttccaaggagatgAGTCCCAGCTTTTcagcctttcctcagaactgaATTCCTTCATCCCTGGGACCAGTCTGATAAACCTCCACTGTCCCCTTTCTAGAGTctttacatctttcctgcagtgtggcacccagaattgttcacaatattccagttgaggccagatcagtgatttataaagttccagcataatctcattGGTTTATAAACAGAggaataaaatataaaagcaaagtcacccatatgctttattaattagCCATCCTGTCACCTGTAAGGATGTGTATATGACAAGGGAGTCTCTGCTCATTTATGCTTCCCAAACTGGTGCCATTTACCTTTCCATGTTAGTCttcccaaagtgaatcacttcacacttgtccacATTGACAAACCACTGAAATTTGGATGTGATGGGCTTATGTAGAAAAGGTGAATTTGCAAGTTGTGCTTTTCTTTTAAAATTGAATAATTTTAATGGTGGAGTTATGCTCAAAAAGGAAAGGTTCAGCTGGAGTTAACTCAAAACTGCACAATAGCTACTCACTTGAGTGTCTTGGTTTCAGATTGGGGAGTGAATAAGACTGAGTCTGCAGTGAAAGACAGCAGTCTTCCATAAGAACATAAATGTtagaaatctttttttttttttaatatgaacATAGGAGCTCCAACTTTTCAAAGTTTTTTCTCAATCCGTTCTCAGACTAGAAACACAGCCAATTACCTCTTGAAGCTATTTATAGTGGCTCTTCTTCGGCTTTCCCTGGAATTTATTCAACTAGACTGAAGCAGTTCCACTCTGGGTCAGAAGATAGTGAGGTTGAGTCCATGTACAGGGTGAGAGCACAGAACTTGCAGTATTATGGAGATGGAGGCATTGCTAAGCTCATGCCCTGGGTGCTTCAGTTGGCAGTTCCTGATGCTCAAACAAAATGATTAACTGGTCTATGCTGAATTTTGGGGCATTAATAGCACAGAATGGCTGCTGTTTCCCCCTAcataaagttaaaaaaaaaattctctcaacGGTTGAGATGTTTTGATGTAGTAGGGCATAGTATCAATACAACTGCTAACATTCTTTGAGGGATAAAGCTCAGATTGCCTTTCGATTGGTAATATTGCTTTCCCTTTGCTTGAGTGTGCCCTGTAAGTAGAAACCAGTGAAGAATAGAGCAGATATAAATGTAGTCTGTTCATTGCTGCTCAGTCCAGGGTGGGTTGGGGAAAAGAGAAAAGCTCTCCTTCAGATAGTCAACTAGCTAAGAACTTTGTAACTGCTGTAACAAGGACAACCCTAATCCTGTGTGTGACTGCATTTTTCAATAGGTAGGCCAGATTCATGGCGGACTGATGGGAGTTATTCAGAGAGCCATGGTCAAGGCTTGTCCTCATATCTGGTTCGAGAGATCAGAGGTCAGAGATCGCATTCTTGTTGCAAGAAGGTGAGATGACAAGAATTATGCTTTAAAGGGTTTGGTCACTATATAGTCCTTCAGAAATTTATCTTGTTTTATCAGCAGATTGCTTGGACACTATGTTTGGGGCAGTACAAGGTTGCCTGTTGGTTTGGGAGGAGGATGGCAACAAAGTTCACGGTCTTTTGAATGGCTTTGGGATCTGATTGGTTGACCTCAGATGCTTAAAAGGGACACTTCAGAGCCAAGAGGAGTTATACATTTGTACACATGTCTTATTTTACTTCGAAAGGCCAACTCTGCTCTTTTTGATCCCTTTAGGCTGAGTGAACATGTAAGAGACCAGGCTAAGCTTCCAATTCTGATtttcccagaaggtaagtgccaGAGCATTGAACAGTTTGTTAACAAGTGGTCTTTCTGCATCATGTAGGCAATGAAATACCTTTGCAGTAAACTGACAGGCTGCTTTGATGGCTCAGTTGATCAGGCAGTATGAAACAGAGCTAAATAGGTCAGAACATTGCCACTCAGTGCTAAGACCATTTCAGCTTGAGTAGCAGTTGGTCTAATTGGCCCCAGCAGCAGAGATGTGAAGGTCCTGATTACTATCCATTGACTACCCTGCTGGAAAGACCTGTCATTATTGGGTTTGGCTCACATGCATTCAGTTGTGGTGGTCCCTGTTATTGTGCTTACCATTCAGGCTAACGTGAAGATTGTGAAACCAGACGGCCTCTAAACACAAGGAAACTATAAGCAAGATAGCGTGAACACCTTGTTTAGGGATAGAAAGAGCTCCCTTCATTAAGCCACTATTCCCAGCAGGAAACTTACTGCTCTGTAGCTCGATATCTTTGCAGAGAGTTTTGTTTTGAAGCATTAAACAGTACTCTTACACCCCTGTGCAGCCTAAAATGGAAACCTGGCTGATATAAAAATGAGAGGTTCCATTTGTCAACAGGTGCCAGCCAGTGGATTTATTTTGGCCAAGGAAGGTGCTCAAGCTGAATTCTGTACTATGTGCATTGGCACACGCCTCCCAACATTGGTTAAAAGGGGcatatctttttgaataaaggaattaagggatatggtgggagcgcgggtaagtggatctgagtccacaaaaagatcagccatgatcttattgaatggcggagcaggctcaaggggcccgacggcctactcctgctcctagttcttatgatcttatgataaagGGTGCACCTGTGTCAAACCTGTACTAGTCCCTTCCAGATGAcagactggagatggagtgtgcccAGGTGGCACTGTGAAGAGTTGCTGCCTCAGCTGTACAAGGCAAATGTCAAACCATCAATTGCTAGTTCACAGCTGTCACATCGCAAGCCAATATAACCCATTTGTAATGCAGTTTTATTCAGCCAGACTTGCACTGTCTGGGAAGATGAATCCACAGATGCCTCAACTGTGCTGTGAAATTTCCCACTGAAAAAAGTTATGTTTAATATTTATGATCAAAAGTTCTCCAGAGACTGAGTGCAGCTAGGGAGTGTTAAACTTCTATTTTTCACTTGTAAATTCATGATCTTTCTTCACCCCACTGCCTCCAGTTATATCTCGTCTTTCCCTCACACGACTGAGTGCTGAGGTACAGTTGTTTACAGGCCGGCCAGGCTCCAGTGCTTCTGCACAAGCGGCCACGTTGATTTTGGAGCCAGAGGTTCAGTGTCTTCAGATTAGGAACCCCTTAGCTGACCACCTTACCCCAACTCTAACATGCCATGAGTGTCACTAACCTGGCACACGTCAGGGGTACAACTTGGATTGAGATACACTGAAGTTACAACAGAGTCCAATTGCCCAGTCAGTCCGTGTCAGTGTTCGCCCAACACATGATATAGTCTGAGTCACGTTTGCCCACCTTATTCCCATATTCCTTCATTTGTCATAGTTTGTGCCTCAAGCACTACCTGTGGGAGTGAAATTCACAGCTCCACAATTCTGTtttaaatctcttgcatttaatttTGTATCTATGGTCGGCCCACTTCTCAACACTTGGAAACACACTGCTGCTTTCATAAAATTACACTGAATGCACAACAcaaacaggccaatcagtttatgcCTCAGTTGGaggattgcgtccaattctggacaccacacttttggaaagatgtgagggcattggagagagtatggaaaagattcacaagaatggtttcagggatgaggaacttcagttatgaagacaggttggagaagttgggactttttCCCCTTGGAGAGAAAAgacagaggtgatttgatagagatattcaaaatcatgaggggtctggacagagtagatagagaaacagtacccactcgtgaaaggatggagcacgagggcacagatttgacatatttaagagaagcaaaagacaaactttttcacgcagcgagtggttaaggtctggaatgcactgcctgagagagtgtgggggaggcaggttcaattgaagaattcagaagggaattagactgttctaaGAGAAGGAAAAGTTaaggggttacagggagaaggcaggggaatgcattaggtgaattgctcttggagagctggtgcagacatgatgggccgaatggccatcctctgtgctgtagcaattctgtgattcattTACCACCCCCCCCCAGTAGCCCTATCCCTTTCTTGATTTCTCTTCTACTTAGGCGTCGACAGAAGACCATTATATTTTTTGATCATTTCGTTTTGTGAATCCTCCTTAGATTTCCAATTTTTTGGGGGCTTTGCTCAGAAGGAGGGGTTCTATTTCATCAGAAGCTGGGGCAGGAAGGTGCTGTACTGCTGGGAGGGGCTTCACTTGAATAAAGCAGGGTCCAAGGTCATTGctgaaaggataaatagggctgtAAAAGACCACTGGGAATCAATAattggagggcacagatttaaactaatttgtaaaagaaccagaggggagatgagaatttttgtaAACTCAGTGTCTTCTTGCTGTGAGCTGGAATGGTCTGTCAGAAAGGgcggtggatgcagattcagtaatccctttcaaaagggatttggattgatagttaaaaaggaaaaatttgcagtccTTTGGAGCAAGAGCTTGTGAAGTGGGACTAATTCAATCACTGAGTGCCaggacaggctcaatgggctgaatggccacctcctgtatgATTCTATGGTACTGTGTTAGAGATTAACagtgttttaagcaagtacagatccAGGGAAAGTTGTGATGGATCATTCTAAAATCCCCATCCATTAGCTGGTTTTGTTTTTCCAATTCCCCCTTGCCTGTTTTAACTACCTTGTCTCTTTCCCCTCACTGGTCTTGCATGGACCATAGTGACTGGTTTCTCTCCATCCCCTTGCATAATCTTTTCCTGTCTATGTGATGTGTTAACCTAGCACCTGGAGGTAAAAAGCATCAGGAATGCAAAAGGTGGTGTCATCTTTTTCTCTACTGGATTTCTAACTGTGCTGCTAGTCTCCAGTGTCACCACCTGTTTTATTTAGGTCCATTTTTATTTATTTGATGGTGAGCCCAGAGTCCTCATCAAATCTGTTTGAGTGTATGTTTCACAGGGTGCTCCTGTTGTGACCTTTCCTCCCTCCTTTTTGCCATCTGTCTGTCAAATACTCAGATACTGTCACATACTTGACAGTGAATTACTATCTtctgttttgaaaaaaaaaaagtgtttatcTGTTTAAAAAGAAACGTAGCTGATGTAACTGAAACAGCACAAGCCTCTAATTGTGGATAGTCCCTTTGGAACATTTAGTGAGGGCCCGAAAGAATATTTCGCCCAAAGCTCACTCATCTAGTACAATGCACATTTTCCATTATGGCATCGGTTTGTATTTACGATACTTTATCACCTGAGACTTCAGCTACTTAAGGTTGTAATGAATTTAAGCATATAATTTGTGGTGGAGAGCATTCTTCATCCTTGAAATCAAGTTATATAGACTAAGTCAAAAATAAAAGTTAACTTGCAACAATATCAAACGAAACTTTGCGTGCAGACCCAGTGGAAAAAGAAAATCTCCAATTCATCAGGAAGTACTTGGACAAAATATCTGCTGTAGTCTTCCAGATAGAGCCTTTCAAGAGGCAGTTAGAGGGTGTAACAGAATGTTAAGCCAAAACCTGCACCAATGGTACCTGACTCTGGCCATCTTTACAGGAACATGTATTAATAATACCTCTGTAATGATGTTCAAGAAGGGAAGCTTTGAAATTGGAGCTACTGTCTACCCAGTTGCCATCAAGGTAAGACAATTTCCAGCATGTATCTGGACTCATGGTGGATTTCGAAGTGTTTCGGGCATCTTTTGTGGAGTAGGGACTTTGTAGAGTTTGAGCAAGACCCATGAGCATAATTACCTTGTCAGTACATGATTCACTGAAGGAGTGCAAGCAATGTTCCTGCTTAACAGCAGCATCTCCAGATGGGATTACAATACACAATTCCCTAAAATGGAGTGTGCAAATAGGTAAAGTCATAAGGAAAGCCAGAATCATTTTGGGTTTTTAATCAATAGGGGCAGAGTAGAACAGTAATGAGGAAAGACATTTGTACAAGCCAATGATTAGAGTTGTGTTTATAGtcggtattctgggtgggggaccttcACTGGCTGAGCCCTGAAGGACATCGCTGCCAGAgtaggtctgcagcaggtggtgagagaaccaacaagagggaaaaactttaacctcatcctcactaatctacatGTCAGATATATCTATAcacaacagtattggtaggagtgaccaacagtccttgtggaaatggaGTCCCATCTTAACACTGTGGCACtacagtgctaaatggtatagatttggaatagatctagcagttcaaaactggacatccatgagacgctgtgggccatcagcagcagcacaattgtattccaccacaatctgtaacctcatggcccaacatatccctcaccctaccatcaccatcaagtttGGTTCAattagtgtaggagagcatgccaggagcagcaccaggcatacctcaaaatgaggtgccaacctggtgaagcaacaacacaggacttgcATGCATGCTATACAATGGAAGCAGTGTGCTGTAGACAGAACTAAATGTTCCCACAACCGATGGATCAAAtaaaagctcttcagtcctgccacctccagtcACGAATGGCAGTTAAACAACTTACGGGAGGAGACTCCATGAACGTCCCCATCCTAAGCATAGAagataagagcggggaggttatgatggaactgtataaaatgctagttatgccacagctggagtactgtgtacagttctgggcaccatactataggaaggatgtgattgcactggagagggtgcagaagagattcaccacgatgttgcctgggctggagcagttcagctatgaagagaaactgaaaaggcgagggttgttttcttgagaaaagagaaggctgaggaggaacatgattgaggtatacaaaattatgaggggcattgataagatagttagcaagaaactttttcccttagcagaccagggggcatagatttaaggtaaggggcaggaggtttagaggggatttgaggacaaaaatttcacccagagggtggttggaatctggaatacactgcctgtagtggtggtagaggcaggaaccctcaatattgtagtatttagatgagcacttgacatcatagcatacaaggctgtaggccaagtgctggaaaatgggacaatagttgggtgcttgatgggccgaatggccagtttgtGTTGTATAACAGACTCCAAGCGATGACAGAGCCCAGCACACGAGAGCAAAGGACAAGGCCGCAGCAtttgcagccagaagtgccaagtaaatAATCCATCTCGTCCTCTTGAGGTGCCCACATCACCGAAACCAGTCTGCAGCCAAATTAATTCACTCCACGTATGACAAGAAACAggaagcatcctggtgaatctgtactGTATCCTCTTACTGCAACATACTTAGGACAAATTCAAGTGCACAATATTGTAGTAGTCCGAGTGAGATTTGATAGTCACCATTAAATCACAACATTTATATTCTGTGCCATCTGATTATTTCCATTGGAAATGTGACGAAGAGCAGATTTGCGCTTTTTGTTTTTC of Heterodontus francisci isolate sHetFra1 chromosome 47, sHetFra1.hap1, whole genome shotgun sequence contains these proteins:
- the LOC137357081 gene encoding glycerol-3-phosphate acyltransferase 4 isoform X3; amino-acid sequence: MVGYLPNGWLKDFLSKHVHLMCYRICVRALTAIIHYHDSENKPKNGGICVANHTSPIDVIILASDGFYAMVGQIHGGLMGVIQRAMVKACPHIWFERSEVRDRILVARRLSEHVRDQAKLPILIFPEGTCINNTSVMMFKKGSFEIGATVYPVAIKYDPRFGEAFWNSSKYGMVNYLLRMMTSWAIVCSVWYLPPMTREDDEDAVQFANRVKAAIARQGGLVDLLWDGGLKREKVKDTYKEEQQKLYSKMIVGNHKDRSRS